Proteins from one Ornithobacterium rhinotracheale genomic window:
- a CDS encoding SIMPL domain-containing protein, with translation MKSKLVISVIIAVLGLIIATWVFGVSLKNRNEKQNTISVTGLGTKQFTSDLITWSGKFSTTGINLKEVYDALANDREVINNYLTSKGVKPEEIVFSAVDIEKDYNYETNKDGSSRRVFSGYELTQSVSIESHEVSKIENLSRDITEIINQGIEFTSSSPKYFYTKLAEVKQDMIANATKDAKERAEKIANNAGSKLGKLKKASMGVIQITAPNSDEDFSYGGTFNTTSKEKEASVTIRLEYNVD, from the coding sequence ATGAAAAGTAAATTAGTTATTTCAGTAATCATCGCCGTGCTTGGGTTGATTATTGCAACATGGGTCTTTGGCGTATCGCTAAAAAACAGAAACGAAAAACAAAACACAATTTCTGTTACAGGACTAGGAACGAAGCAGTTTACCTCCGATTTAATCACATGGTCGGGTAAATTTTCTACCACGGGCATTAACTTAAAAGAAGTCTATGATGCCTTGGCAAACGACAGGGAAGTCATTAACAACTATTTGACCTCCAAAGGTGTAAAACCTGAAGAAATTGTATTTTCGGCTGTGGATATCGAGAAAGATTACAATTACGAAACTAATAAAGATGGTTCGTCTCGTCGAGTGTTTTCTGGTTATGAATTGACTCAAAGCGTTTCGATTGAAAGCCATGAGGTGTCTAAAATTGAAAATTTGTCAAGAGACATCACTGAAATCATTAATCAAGGAATTGAATTTACATCGTCTTCGCCTAAATATTTTTATACCAAATTAGCTGAAGTAAAACAAGATATGATTGCCAATGCGACCAAGGATGCTAAGGAGCGTGCAGAAAAAATCGCAAATAATGCAGGTAGCAAACTTGGGAAACTTAAAAAGGCGTCTATGGGAGTGATCCAAATTACAGCACCAAACTCTGACGAAGATTTCTCATACGGTGGAACATTTAATACAACTTCCAAAGAAAAAGAAGCGAGCGTCACTATCCGATTGGAGTATAATGTGGATTAA
- a CDS encoding lipoprotein signal peptidase: protein MKKFALIAIIIVIIDQVSKIYIKTHFGINSEAFDIFDWFKIVFVENPGMAYGMNWGGPLGKSLLAILRWVMCGAIVWAVTIGPWKKYMKNNYFIIPMSLILAGALGNVIDSTFYGIMFDSGTTWNSELHQWNRWYPGVSQLNFEGYAPLFQGCVVDMLYFPLFNYNIPESIPIIGGAKGVFFSPVFNVADSAISVGGALLLIFQKKAFH, encoded by the coding sequence CATCGTAATCATAGACCAAGTTTCTAAAATCTACATCAAAACACATTTTGGTATCAATAGCGAAGCCTTTGATATTTTTGATTGGTTTAAAATCGTGTTTGTGGAGAATCCTGGTATGGCATATGGCATGAACTGGGGCGGCCCACTCGGCAAGTCTCTTTTAGCGATTTTGCGCTGGGTAATGTGCGGGGCCATCGTTTGGGCAGTGACTATAGGACCGTGGAAAAAATACATGAAAAATAATTATTTCATCATTCCCATGTCGCTTATTTTGGCAGGCGCACTGGGCAATGTAATCGATAGCACTTTTTATGGCATAATGTTCGATTCAGGCACCACTTGGAACAGCGAATTGCATCAATGGAACCGCTGGTACCCTGGCGTTTCTCAATTAAATTTCGAAGGCTACGCCCCTCTATTCCAAGGTTGCGTGGTGGATATGCTGTATTTCCCTTTGTTTAATTACAATATCCCAGAGTCAATTCCAATCATTGGAGGAGCCAAAGGTGTTTTCTTCTCACCCGTGTTTAATGTAGCAGATAGTGCTATTTCTGTGGGCGGTGCTTTGCTTTTGATTTTCCAGAAAAAAGCATTTCATTAA